The genomic interval GAAGCCGAAGCCATCAAGAATCAGGTATCGGCAATGAAGGAGACCAACAAGCAGTTAGAAACCACTATGAGCGAGGCTCAGGAAGAGATGACCCGCCTGCTTTGCCAGATACCAAACATCCCCTACGACGAGGTGCCAGAGGGAGCTGCAGCTGAGGACAACCGTGTTGTAAAGAGCAACCTGAAAGAGTGCACAGCCAATGATACTGTTGGCAACTGGGACGTTAATCCTAAGCTGGGCATCGACAATCCCCTGCCCCATTGGGAACTGGCAAAGAAATACAATCTCATTGACTTCGACCTCGGAGTAAAGATTACCGGTGCAGGCTTCCCTGTTTATATTGGTAAGGGTGCTCGTCTTCAGCGTGCCCTCATCAACTTCTTCCTTGACGAGGCTCGTGCATCAGGCTATACCGAGATTATGCCACCGACAGTAGTTAATGCTGCTTCTGGTTACGGTACTGGTCAGCTGCCTGACAAGGAAGGCCAGATGTATCATTGCGAGGTTGATGATTTCTATCTCATTCCAACAGCCGAGGTTCCTGTAACCAACATCTATCGCGACGTTATTCTTGACGAGAAGGACCTCCCAATAAAGAATTGCGCTTATACAGAGTGTTTCCGTCGTGAGGCAGGCTCTTATGGTAAGGATGTTCGTGGTTTGAACCGTCTGCACGAGTTCTCAAAGATTGAGATTGTACGCATCGACAAGCCCGAGCACTCAAAGGAGAGCCACAAGGAGATGCTGGCCCATGTTGAGGGACTGCTTAAGAAGTTGGAGCTTCCCTATCGCATTCTTCTTCTCTGCGGTGGCGACCAGTCATTCACTTCAAGCATCTGCTATGACTTCGAGGTTTATTCTGAAGCACAGGGTCGTTGGCTCGAGGTATCAAGCGTTTCAAACTTCGACACCTATCAGGCAAATCGTCTGAAGTGCCGCTATCGTAACGCTGAGACAAAGAAGACAGAACTCTGCCACACGTTGAATGGTTCTGCTCTTGCCCTGCCTCGCATCGTTGCAGCTCTTCTTGAGAACAACCAGACAGCTGAAGGCATTCGCATTCCAAAGGCTCTCGTACCTTACACAGGATTTGAGCTGATAGACTAATCAAGTTCAAAAACAACAACTTAATATCTAAAAAGGGAAGTTTATACAAAAAAACTTCCCTTTTTATTTGTTTCTATTGCTTATTTTCATACATTTGCAAAAATATTCAATTTATTAACTCTTTAATTTGACTTACCATTATGAAACACTTTAAATTTCTTTCATTGATGCTCATGGTAGCAGTTGCTATGTTTGCATTTATCGCTTGTGGCGATGACGATAAAGACGACAATGGAGGTAAGAACACTAATCCCTCTGAACAGCAAGTCAATCCCAGCGATGTTATAGGTTCATGGACAGCCTTTGCTTTCACGCCTGAAGGCAAAAGCAGAATTGTGCTTGACCGTAGTAATGAATCTCATTGGGAGTATTGCTTGAGATTCGTTCTTACAGCCAACGAGATTACTCAGTATGCCATCAATTACAAGGGTAGTGAGGGCTATCGCGGTCGTGAGGAGAAAACTCTAATCGGCAAATACCGCATTGAAGGAAACACCTTCATCATCTATGATTTCTACGAAGGCTACAATAATGTGAAGGAATACGAGGAAAGCGGTAGCGGCAACAAGTCAACTAAGCCACGCCAAGCTACAATCAGCCTCTCAAACTCTATCTTCACCGTCACCGTGGAAGGCTATGGCACTTATGAGTTGAAGAAGAATGAAGAAGTCAGCATTCTTGGCACTTGGGGTACGACACGCATCGTTGGAAGTGCTAAAGACCCAAATACGCAGCAAGATGTTGAAAACTGGGATAACTATCCTTCAATTAACGATGCTAAGAACGGTAAGGAGAGCCTGAAATACATGGAGTTCACCTTTGATAAAAAATTCTTTAAGTTGCAGGAGTTTAACAAGGAAACACGTGAATTTACGAATATCATGGAGGGAACTTGGCAGCAGAACGGAAATACGTTGTCAGTTGACTTTGGCAACGACAAGAAGAAAACTGTTGAATTAGTATCGCTGACAAAAGACCAACTTGTCATCCATACGAACTACATCGACTACGATTTCAAAGTTAAGGGATCAAAGGAAAAGATTACCGTTATCTACGACGAGACGCTTTATTTCTCTCGCAAATAACGCCCTTCCTTATTCCTCTTATATATAGATGCAGGCAAACTGATTTGCTTGCATCTATTTTTGTTAGAAAACTATGGCTAATTAAAAACAATTTGCTAACTTTGCACCCTAAATAGAAACAAATTGAAATTTTCAAGCAAAGATTATGAACAAAATCGTCAGAAAAGAGCAATTTTCAGAGAAAGTCTTTCTTTTTGAGATTGAAGCTCCGCTTATTGCCAATAGCAGGAAAGCAGGAAACTTTGTCATCGTACGTGTAGGACAGAACGGTGAGCGCATGCCGCTTACCATTGCTGGTGCCGATATTGAGAAGGGAACCATTACCCTCGTTGTACAGCAGGTCGGTCTCTCTTCAAAGAAGCTGTGCATGCTTAACGTTGGCGATTATGTCACCGACGTTGTAGGCCCACTGGGCAATCCCACAAAGATTGAGAAGTTCGGCACAGTGGTGTGTGCTGGTGGCGGTCTTGGCGTTGCTCCCATGCTTCCCATCATCCAGGCATTGAAAGCAGCCGGCAACCGTGTTCTTTCAGTAATGGCAGGTCGCAGCAAAGACCTTATCATTCTTGAAGACAAGGTTCGCGAGAGCTCTGACGAAGTCATCATCATGACCGACGATGGTTCTTATGGTGAGAAAGGTGTTGTAACGGTAGGTATTGAGAAATTTGTCGAGCAGGAGCATGTCGATAAGGTGTTTGCCATCGGTCCTCCAATAATGATGAAGTTCTCTAACCTCACCGCTCAGAAGCACAACATTCCATGCGAGGTCAGCCTTAACACCATCATGGTTGACGGTACCGGCATGTGCGGTGCCTGTCGTCTCACCATCGGAGGCAAGACAAAGTTCGTCTGCATCGATGGTCCTGAGTTCGACGGTGCTCTGGTCGATTGGGACGAGATGTTCAAGCGCATGGGCACATTCAAGCGCGAGGAACAGGAAGAGCTGGCTCACTTTGAGGAGCACTTAACCTCTTCCGACCTCCCCAAAGGGGAGGAGTGCCATGCGGAATCCGGAAGCGACAGCCCCTCCTCTCCTTTGGAGAGGTCGGGTGAGGTATCGGAGTCTCTCACCGACCGTAATGCCGATTGGCGCAAGGCTCTCCAGCAGTCAATGAAGCCAAAGGAGCGTACTCAGATAGAGCGTGTCGTCATGCCAGAGCTCGACCCTGTTTATCGTGCCACTACCCGCACAGAAGAGGTAAACATCGGTCTTACAAAAGAAATGGCCATGACCGAGGCCAAGCGCTGTCTTGACTGCGCTAAGCCATCGTGTGTAGAGGGCTGTCCTGTTAACATCAACATACCTTCATTTATTAAGAACATTGAGCGTGGTGAGTTCCTCGCTGCTGCCAAGGTTCTTAAGCAGACCTCTGCCCTACCCGCTGTCTGCGGTCGTGTATGTCCACAGGAGAAGCAATGCGAGAGCAAGTGCATACATCTGAAGATGAACTCAAAGCCCGTAGCCATTGGCTATCTGGAGCGTTTCGCTGCCGACTACGAGCGCGAGAGCGGCAACATTTCACTCCCTGAGATAGCACCTTCTAACGGCATTAAGATTGCTGTCGTTGGTTCAGGTCCTGCAGGTCTGTCGTTTGCCGGCGATATGGTTAAGAAGGGTTATGATGTCTATGTCTTCGAGGCTCTCCATGAAATTGGCGGCGTGCTGAAATATGGTATCCCTGAGTTCCGTCTGCCTAACAAGATTGTTGACGTTGAGATTCAGAACCTTGCGAAGATGGGAGTACACTTCCAGACTGACGTAATCGTTGGTAAAACCATCACCGTCGAACAGCTTGAGAAACAAGGTTTTAAGGGCATCTTTGTTGGCTCTGGAGCAGGTCTTCCCAACTTCATGGGTATACCTGGTGAGAACTCTATCAACATCATGTCGTCTAACGAATATCTGACACGCGTCAACCTCATGGATGCAGCCAACCCAACCACCGACACTCCTCTTAATCCAGCCAAGAAAGTGCTTGTCGTTGGTGGCGGTAACACAGCTATGGACTCTTGCCGTACGGCTAAGCGCTTAGGCGCCGAGGTGACACTTGTCTATCGCCGTTCAGAGGCTGAGATGCCAGCGCGTCTTGAGGAGGTCAAGCATGCTAAGGAAGAAGGGATCAACTTCCTCACATTGCACAACCCGATAGAGTATCTAGCCGACGAGAACGGTGCTGTTAAAGCCGCCGTGCTTCAGGTAATGGAACTTGGCGAACCTGATGCCAGCGGACGCCGCAGTCCTGTTCCTGTAGAAGGAAAGACCGTCACCCTTGACATTGACCAAGTCATTGTGGCTGTCGGCGTAAGTCCTAACCCACTCGTGCCGAAGAGCATCGAGGGACTTGAGCTCGGTCGCAAGAACACCATCGTTGTCAATGAAGGCATGCAGTCATCGCGCACAGACATCTTCGCTGGTGGCGACATCGTTCGCGGTGGTGCCACAGTCATCCTTGCCATGGGCGATGGTCGTCGCGCAGCAGCAAACATGGACGAATATCTTCAGAACAAATAGTTTAGAGTGTTGTGATTCAGTCGCAACAAGCAACAAATTATGAACGGACTTTATACAATCATACTGCTCATACTAAGTAATGTCTTCATGACGCTTGCTTGGTATGGGCATTTGAAATTATCAGAGACAGGAGTAAGCAGTCATTGGCCGCTCATCGGCATTATAGCTTTCTCGTGGGGCATTGCATTCTTAGAATATTGCTGTCAGGTGCCGGCTAACCGTCTTGGCTTCATCGGCAATGGCGGCCCATTCACGCTTGTTCAGCTGAAAGTTGTTCAGGAATGCATCTCCCTTGCAGTATTTGCAGTCATTGCCAACATCATGTTTCAGGGGCAGAACCTCCACTGGAACCACATCCTGGCATTTCTGCTCATCATCTGCGCCGTCTATCTGGTCTTCATGAAATGAACAGTCAGGACAACGAACTCAAGCAATTAGAACACAAACTCAAGACACTTTTTGTCAAGACCTTTGCCACCTATCACCTACTCGAAGACAACGACAAGATTCTCGTAGGGCTGTCAGGTGGTAAGGATTCGTTGTTTCTTCTTGAGATGCTGGCCAAGCGCAGCAAAATAGACTTTCCTCATTTCAGCGTAGAAGCCATCCATGTGAGAATGGATAACATTCACTATGAGACATCTACCGGCTATCTGAAACAATTCTGCCAGTCACTCGGCGTTCCCCTTCACATTGTCAATACCCGCTTTGATGTTGGCG from Prevotella sp. E13-27 carries:
- a CDS encoding lipocalin family protein translates to MKHFKFLSLMLMVAVAMFAFIACGDDDKDDNGGKNTNPSEQQVNPSDVIGSWTAFAFTPEGKSRIVLDRSNESHWEYCLRFVLTANEITQYAINYKGSEGYRGREEKTLIGKYRIEGNTFIIYDFYEGYNNVKEYEESGSGNKSTKPRQATISLSNSIFTVTVEGYGTYELKKNEEVSILGTWGTTRIVGSAKDPNTQQDVENWDNYPSINDAKNGKESLKYMEFTFDKKFFKLQEFNKETREFTNIMEGTWQQNGNTLSVDFGNDKKKTVELVSLTKDQLVIHTNYIDYDFKVKGSKEKITVIYDETLYFSRK
- the serS gene encoding serine--tRNA ligase, yielding MLTLKLITEETDRVIRGLEKKHFKGAKEAIEQVLAVDKKRRESQQELDKNLADAKKMAAQIGSLMKEGKKAEAEAIKNQVSAMKETNKQLETTMSEAQEEMTRLLCQIPNIPYDEVPEGAAAEDNRVVKSNLKECTANDTVGNWDVNPKLGIDNPLPHWELAKKYNLIDFDLGVKITGAGFPVYIGKGARLQRALINFFLDEARASGYTEIMPPTVVNAASGYGTGQLPDKEGQMYHCEVDDFYLIPTAEVPVTNIYRDVILDEKDLPIKNCAYTECFRREAGSYGKDVRGLNRLHEFSKIEIVRIDKPEHSKESHKEMLAHVEGLLKKLELPYRILLLCGGDQSFTSSICYDFEVYSEAQGRWLEVSSVSNFDTYQANRLKCRYRNAETKKTELCHTLNGSALALPRIVAALLENNQTAEGIRIPKALVPYTGFELID
- a CDS encoding bifunctional dihydroorotate dehydrogenase B NAD binding subunit/NADPH-dependent glutamate synthase, whose translation is MNKIVRKEQFSEKVFLFEIEAPLIANSRKAGNFVIVRVGQNGERMPLTIAGADIEKGTITLVVQQVGLSSKKLCMLNVGDYVTDVVGPLGNPTKIEKFGTVVCAGGGLGVAPMLPIIQALKAAGNRVLSVMAGRSKDLIILEDKVRESSDEVIIMTDDGSYGEKGVVTVGIEKFVEQEHVDKVFAIGPPIMMKFSNLTAQKHNIPCEVSLNTIMVDGTGMCGACRLTIGGKTKFVCIDGPEFDGALVDWDEMFKRMGTFKREEQEELAHFEEHLTSSDLPKGEECHAESGSDSPSSPLERSGEVSESLTDRNADWRKALQQSMKPKERTQIERVVMPELDPVYRATTRTEEVNIGLTKEMAMTEAKRCLDCAKPSCVEGCPVNINIPSFIKNIERGEFLAAAKVLKQTSALPAVCGRVCPQEKQCESKCIHLKMNSKPVAIGYLERFAADYERESGNISLPEIAPSNGIKIAVVGSGPAGLSFAGDMVKKGYDVYVFEALHEIGGVLKYGIPEFRLPNKIVDVEIQNLAKMGVHFQTDVIVGKTITVEQLEKQGFKGIFVGSGAGLPNFMGIPGENSINIMSSNEYLTRVNLMDAANPTTDTPLNPAKKVLVVGGGNTAMDSCRTAKRLGAEVTLVYRRSEAEMPARLEEVKHAKEEGINFLTLHNPIEYLADENGAVKAAVLQVMELGEPDASGRRSPVPVEGKTVTLDIDQVIVAVGVSPNPLVPKSIEGLELGRKNTIVVNEGMQSSRTDIFAGGDIVRGGATVILAMGDGRRAAANMDEYLQNK
- a CDS encoding DMT family protein, with the translated sequence MNGLYTIILLILSNVFMTLAWYGHLKLSETGVSSHWPLIGIIAFSWGIAFLEYCCQVPANRLGFIGNGGPFTLVQLKVVQECISLAVFAVIANIMFQGQNLHWNHILAFLLIICAVYLVFMK